A genomic stretch from Pseudomonas sp. MUP55 includes:
- a CDS encoding MdtA/MuxA family multidrug efflux RND transporter periplasmic adaptor subunit — MVDQSMQSSPRNSRRWLFGLLVLLVIAGLCWKFWPGGAAHKDAPAGHTGKSGMARPGFGGSTGPVPVRVAPAVLGEFPVYYKALGTVTALNTINVRSRVGGELVKIAFEEGQMVKAGDLLAEIDPRSYQNALLQAQGTLLQNQAQLKNAQVDVERYRGLYAQDSIAKQTLDTAEALVLQYQGTVKTNQGAVDDAKLNLEFTRIRAPIAGRVGLRQLDVGNLVAANDTTALAVITQTQPISVAFTLPENTLETVLQRYHAGNKLPVEAWDRGDTKKQAVGVLQSLDNQIDVTTGTLKFKARFDNKDQALFPNQFVNVHLLADTLHNVVLAPSAAIQFGNNGTFVYKLDGDKKVKVQPLVVGDTDGDNTVIKQGLAAGDRVVMEGTDRLKDGSEIEVVNDSSQVPTTPTEHLQGKPAAKGETGTDAGKAQKVGA, encoded by the coding sequence CCCCGCAACTCCCGCCGCTGGCTGTTCGGCCTGCTCGTGCTGCTGGTTATCGCCGGCCTGTGCTGGAAATTCTGGCCCGGCGGCGCGGCTCACAAGGACGCGCCGGCCGGGCATACCGGCAAGAGCGGCATGGCCCGCCCAGGGTTTGGCGGCTCCACCGGCCCGGTGCCGGTGCGGGTGGCGCCTGCGGTGTTGGGGGAGTTCCCGGTGTACTACAAGGCGCTGGGCACGGTCACCGCGCTCAACACCATCAATGTGCGCAGCCGGGTGGGTGGTGAACTGGTCAAGATCGCCTTCGAGGAAGGGCAGATGGTCAAGGCCGGAGACCTGCTGGCGGAAATCGACCCGCGCAGTTACCAGAACGCCTTGCTCCAGGCCCAGGGCACGCTGCTGCAGAACCAGGCCCAGTTGAAAAACGCCCAGGTCGACGTCGAGCGCTATCGCGGCCTGTATGCCCAGGACAGCATCGCCAAGCAAACCCTGGACACCGCCGAAGCGCTGGTCCTGCAATACCAGGGCACGGTCAAGACCAACCAGGGCGCGGTCGACGATGCCAAGCTGAACCTTGAATTCACCAGGATCCGCGCGCCGATTGCCGGTCGCGTCGGCCTGCGCCAGCTCGATGTCGGCAACCTGGTGGCCGCCAACGACACCACCGCCCTGGCAGTGATTACCCAGACCCAGCCGATCAGCGTGGCCTTCACCCTGCCGGAAAACACCCTGGAAACCGTCCTCCAGCGTTACCACGCCGGCAACAAGCTGCCGGTGGAAGCCTGGGACCGTGGCGACACGAAAAAGCAGGCAGTGGGCGTGCTGCAAAGCCTGGACAACCAGATCGATGTGACCACCGGCACCCTGAAATTCAAGGCGCGCTTCGATAACAAGGATCAGGCGCTGTTTCCCAATCAGTTCGTCAACGTGCATTTGCTCGCCGATACCCTGCACAACGTGGTGCTGGCACCGTCCGCCGCGATCCAGTTCGGCAATAACGGCACCTTCGTCTACAAGCTCGATGGCGACAAGAAGGTCAAGGTCCAGCCGCTGGTGGTGGGCGACACCGACGGCGACAACACCGTGATCAAGCAAGGCCTGGCGGCGGGTGATCGGGTGGTCATGGAAGGCACCGACCGGCTCAAGGACGGCAGCGAAATCGAGGTGGTCAACGACAGCAGCCAAGTGCCGACCACCCCGACCGAACACCTGCAAGGCAAGCCTGCGGCAAAAGGGGAGACCGGTACTGACGCCGGCAAGGCGCAAAAGGTCGGCGCATGA